One region of Hymenobacter sediminicola genomic DNA includes:
- a CDS encoding Crp/Fnr family transcriptional regulator has protein sequence MLDALRTYFHGKIPLTEAQFSELVGLLTPRQLAKGEVLGRQGEPARFGAFVVRGCLRSYVTDERQKEHILQFAPENWWISDQHSLRRHEPALFAIDALEDSEVLLFGAAFYAQLPAFGPEFQAFFYELLQRSLVAMQRRLIGVLSVPAEARYQEFLQLYPTLAQRLPQRHIAAYLGITPESLSRIRAERARG, from the coding sequence ATGCTCGATGCCCTCCGTACCTACTTTCACGGTAAAATTCCGCTCACCGAAGCTCAGTTTTCCGAGCTGGTAGGGCTGCTGACACCGCGCCAACTGGCGAAAGGGGAGGTGCTGGGACGGCAGGGCGAGCCGGCTCGCTTTGGGGCCTTTGTGGTGCGGGGCTGCCTGCGAAGCTACGTGACAGATGAGCGTCAGAAAGAGCACATTCTGCAATTTGCGCCCGAAAACTGGTGGATTTCCGACCAGCACAGCCTGCGCCGCCACGAGCCGGCCCTGTTTGCCATTGATGCCCTCGAAGACTCAGAGGTGCTGCTGTTTGGGGCTGCTTTCTACGCGCAGCTTCCCGCGTTTGGGCCAGAATTTCAGGCATTCTTTTACGAGTTGCTGCAGCGCAGCCTCGTCGCCATGCAACGACGGCTAATTGGGGTGCTTAGTGTGCCGGCCGAAGCGCGGTATCAGGAGTTTCTGCAGCTCTATCCCACGCTGGCTCAACGGCTGCCTCAGCGCCATATTGCCGCCTACCTGGGTATCACGCCCGAGTCCCTGAGTCGTATCCGGGCTGAGCGGGCACGAGGGTAG
- a CDS encoding (2Fe-2S)-binding protein has product MIQQPTNSAATAGGVAAPPPTGPVRLTINGQQHTLQIAPWTTLLDALREYLNLTGTKKGCDHGQCGACTVLVDGKRINSCLSLAVMHEGEEITTIEGLGTQENLHPLQQAFVDHDAFQCGYCTPGQICSAQGLINEGKARTEDEIREHMSGNVCRCGAYVGILNAVKEVVDKQ; this is encoded by the coding sequence ATGATCCAGCAACCTACCAACTCAGCAGCTACTGCTGGCGGGGTGGCCGCGCCGCCGCCCACCGGCCCGGTTCGTCTCACCATCAACGGCCAGCAGCATACTCTCCAGATTGCGCCCTGGACCACTCTGCTCGACGCCCTGCGCGAGTACCTCAACCTGACCGGCACCAAAAAAGGCTGCGACCATGGCCAGTGCGGGGCCTGCACGGTGCTGGTAGATGGCAAGCGCATCAACAGCTGCCTCTCCCTGGCGGTGATGCACGAAGGTGAGGAAATCACCACCATCGAAGGGCTGGGCACCCAGGAAAACCTGCACCCGCTGCAGCAGGCCTTCGTGGACCACGACGCCTTCCAGTGCGGCTACTGCACCCCCGGCCAGATCTGCTCGGCCCAGGGCCTCATCAACGAAGGCAAAGCCCGCACCGAGGACGAAATCCGGGAGCACATGAGCGGCAACGTCTGCCGCTGCGGTGCCTACGTGGGCATCCTGAATGCCGTGAAGGAAGTCGTAGATAAACAGTAG
- a CDS encoding FAD binding domain-containing protein yields the protein MNSFTYHRATAVADAVREQSGRPDAAYIGGGTNLIDLMKENVERPSHLVSVGKLPLADIENLPDGGLRLGATATNADTAWHDEVKSRYPLLNQAILAGASPQLRNMATNGGNLMQRTRCYYFYDLATPCNKREPGSGCSAIGGYNRVCGILGTSESCIATHPSDMCVALAALAPTVRVSGPNGERSIAFDDFHRLPGNQPEKDNTLEPGELIVSLDLPAKGFEKNFSYLKLRDRSSYAFALISVAAGLELDGNTITDARLALGGVAHKPWRDQEAENLLKGQPATVETFARAAAKVVESAQGYGSNDFKIELAKRAIVRALKQAAEGSQTASDVFLNSNP from the coding sequence ATGAACTCATTCACTTACCACCGCGCGACGGCCGTTGCCGATGCCGTGCGCGAGCAGTCGGGGCGACCTGACGCGGCCTATATCGGGGGCGGCACCAACCTCATCGATTTGATGAAGGAAAACGTGGAGCGCCCCAGCCACCTGGTGAGCGTGGGCAAGCTGCCCCTCGCCGATATTGAAAATCTGCCCGACGGCGGCCTGCGTCTGGGCGCTACCGCCACCAACGCCGACACGGCCTGGCACGACGAGGTGAAAAGCCGCTACCCGCTGCTGAACCAGGCCATTCTGGCCGGGGCCTCGCCGCAGCTGCGCAACATGGCCACCAACGGCGGCAACCTCATGCAGCGCACCCGCTGCTACTACTTCTACGACCTGGCTACGCCCTGCAACAAGCGGGAACCCGGCTCAGGCTGCTCGGCCATTGGCGGCTACAACCGCGTGTGCGGCATCCTGGGCACCAGTGAGTCGTGCATTGCCACGCACCCCTCGGATATGTGCGTGGCCCTGGCGGCGCTGGCCCCCACGGTGCGCGTGAGCGGGCCCAACGGGGAGCGAAGCATTGCCTTCGACGACTTCCACCGCCTGCCCGGCAACCAGCCCGAAAAGGACAACACCCTGGAGCCCGGCGAGCTGATTGTCAGCCTCGATCTGCCGGCCAAGGGCTTCGAGAAGAACTTCAGCTACCTGAAGCTGCGCGACCGGAGCAGCTACGCCTTCGCCCTGATTTCGGTGGCGGCCGGTTTGGAGCTCGATGGCAATACTATTACGGATGCGCGCCTGGCCCTCGGTGGCGTGGCCCACAAGCCCTGGCGCGACCAGGAGGCCGAAAACCTGCTGAAAGGCCAGCCGGCCACCGTGGAAACCTTTGCCCGCGCGGCCGCCAAAGTGGTGGAAAGCGCCCAGGGCTACGGCTCCAACGACTTCAAGATTGAGCTGGCCAAGCGCGCCATTGTGCGGGCCCTCAAGCAGGCCGCCGAAGGCTCACAAACCGCATCCGACGTCTTTCTAAACTCGAATCCATGA
- a CDS encoding xanthine dehydrogenase family protein molybdopterin-binding subunit, whose translation MSTTNHIGKPTSRVDGPAKVTGAAKYSAEFNVPDLTYGWVISSPIAKGKITKIHADEVLALPGVLKVFSHENVPSLAWFDRSYKDDVAPGGSPFRPLHDAEVKFSQQPVALIVAENFEVARYAASLLRIDYEQEKHETNLETKREDGFEPGSGKTGYMPPPPPRGNPDKAWEEAPHRMEAEYVHGAQHHNPMELFSTTAQFHSDGKITAYDKTQGVYNVQQYLTKIFGLKKDDCRVVNEYMGGGFGSGLRPQYSVFLAVMAALELKRSVRVTLTRQQMFSFGHRPHTLQYLKLATNADGTLAAVQHHALHETSQFEDYTENVVNWSGMLYQCDNVKLGYQLAKLDMYTPLDMRAPGAATGSIGLEIAMDEMAYEAGLDPLEFRLRNYAEMDQNMKKPFSSKKLRDCYHQGAAKFGWEKRTQAPGSMRDKDGKLIGWGIGGGVWDASQMKSAAKASITADGHLTVSSAAGENGTGTYTIMTQIAAETLGLPIEAVTFKLGDTDLPEAPLQGGSWTAASVGTAVKNTCEALGEKLLKLAQKMDDSPLKGAKPEDVEFVNGQIRLRTDTAKAVVLRDVLQASGETKVEADSSAMPNMLKQNGYSMHSHNIVFAEVKVDEELGTVHVTRVVNAVAAGRILNLKTARSQVLGSVVWGIGMALMEETVMDHKFGRYVNHNFAEYHVPVNADIHDIDVLFVEEEDDIVNPLGVKGIGEVGMLGVAAAITNAVYHATGKRVRDLPVMIDKLL comes from the coding sequence ATGAGCACGACCAACCATATAGGCAAGCCCACCAGTCGCGTTGATGGTCCGGCGAAAGTAACCGGCGCGGCCAAGTACTCGGCTGAGTTCAACGTGCCCGACCTGACCTACGGCTGGGTCATCAGCAGCCCCATTGCTAAGGGCAAAATCACCAAGATCCACGCCGACGAGGTGCTAGCCCTGCCCGGCGTGCTCAAGGTGTTTTCGCACGAGAACGTGCCGTCCCTGGCCTGGTTCGATAGGAGCTACAAGGACGACGTGGCTCCCGGCGGCTCGCCCTTCCGGCCCCTGCACGACGCCGAGGTCAAGTTTAGCCAGCAGCCGGTGGCCCTGATTGTGGCCGAGAACTTCGAGGTAGCCCGCTACGCGGCGTCGCTATTGCGCATCGACTACGAGCAGGAGAAGCACGAAACCAACCTCGAAACCAAGCGCGAGGACGGCTTTGAGCCCGGCTCGGGAAAAACCGGCTACATGCCGCCGCCCCCTCCCCGCGGCAACCCCGACAAAGCCTGGGAAGAAGCCCCGCACCGCATGGAGGCCGAGTACGTGCACGGGGCCCAGCACCACAACCCCATGGAGCTGTTTTCCACCACGGCGCAGTTCCACTCCGACGGCAAAATCACGGCCTACGACAAGACGCAGGGCGTGTACAACGTGCAGCAGTACCTCACCAAAATCTTCGGCCTGAAGAAGGACGACTGCCGCGTGGTGAACGAGTACATGGGCGGAGGCTTCGGCTCGGGCCTGCGGCCGCAGTACTCGGTGTTTCTGGCCGTAATGGCGGCGCTGGAGCTGAAACGCTCGGTGCGCGTGACGCTCACGCGCCAGCAGATGTTCTCGTTCGGCCACCGGCCGCATACGCTGCAGTACCTCAAGCTGGCTACCAACGCCGATGGCACCCTGGCCGCCGTGCAGCACCACGCCCTCCACGAAACCTCGCAGTTTGAGGACTATACCGAAAATGTGGTGAACTGGAGCGGCATGCTCTACCAGTGCGACAACGTGAAGCTGGGCTACCAGCTGGCCAAGCTCGACATGTACACGCCCCTGGACATGCGGGCCCCCGGGGCCGCTACCGGCTCCATCGGGCTGGAAATTGCCATGGACGAAATGGCCTACGAGGCCGGCCTCGACCCGCTGGAGTTCCGCCTGCGCAACTACGCGGAGATGGATCAGAACATGAAAAAGCCCTTTTCCAGCAAGAAGCTGCGCGACTGCTACCACCAGGGCGCAGCCAAGTTCGGCTGGGAGAAGCGCACCCAAGCCCCAGGCTCCATGCGCGACAAAGATGGCAAGCTGATTGGCTGGGGCATTGGCGGCGGCGTGTGGGATGCCTCCCAGATGAAGTCGGCCGCCAAGGCCAGCATCACCGCCGACGGGCACCTGACGGTCTCCAGCGCGGCCGGTGAAAACGGCACCGGTACCTACACCATCATGACGCAGATTGCGGCCGAAACGCTGGGTCTGCCCATCGAGGCCGTGACCTTCAAGCTCGGCGACACCGACCTGCCCGAAGCGCCGCTGCAAGGCGGTTCCTGGACGGCTGCCTCGGTGGGTACGGCCGTGAAGAACACCTGTGAGGCCCTGGGCGAAAAGCTGCTAAAGCTGGCTCAGAAGATGGACGACTCACCCCTAAAGGGTGCCAAGCCGGAAGACGTGGAGTTTGTGAACGGCCAGATTCGGCTGCGCACCGACACCGCTAAGGCCGTGGTGCTGCGCGACGTGCTGCAGGCCAGCGGCGAAACCAAGGTGGAAGCGGACAGCTCGGCCATGCCCAACATGCTCAAGCAAAACGGCTACTCCATGCACTCCCACAACATTGTGTTTGCGGAGGTGAAGGTAGACGAGGAGCTGGGCACCGTACACGTCACGCGCGTGGTGAATGCCGTGGCCGCCGGCCGCATCCTCAACCTCAAAACCGCCCGCTCGCAGGTGCTGGGCTCGGTGGTGTGGGGCATTGGCATGGCCCTGATGGAGGAAACGGTGATGGACCACAAGTTTGGCCGCTACGTAAACCACAACTTCGCCGAGTACCACGTGCCCGTCAACGCCGACATCCACGACATCGACGTGCTGTTTGTGGAGGAAGAAGACGACATTGTGAACCCGCTGGGGGTGAAGGGCATCGGAGAAGTGGGCATGCTGGGCGTGGCTGCCGCCATCACCAACGCCGTGTACCACGCCACCGGCAAGCGCGTCCGCGACTTACCCGTGATGATTGACAAGCTGCTGTAA
- a CDS encoding MFS transporter, with protein MPRTLPTIVGAQFCCTSLWFAGNAVAPELAARFRLPAGFVASLTSAVQLGFISGTLLFALLALADRFSPSRVFFVSALAAATANLGVHLSGLGAEGLLACRFLTGFFLAGIYPVGMKIAADYYQEGLGRSLGWLVGALVLGTAFPHLLRSLTATLPWYYVTGATSGLAVLGGVALLLLVPDGPFRRPGQRPRLMAFLAGFRQPEFRAAALGYFGHMWELYAFWAFVPVVLAAFQQRHPAAALPVPLLSFGIIGGGSVACVGAGLLARRLGPSRVAATTLALSGTCCLASGLVLGGGSAVGLVAFLAFWGLVVVADSPMFSTLVARHAPAESRGAALTIVNCLGFALTIGSVQLAGWLAPRLPPPLLLLPLAIGPALGLWALWRGRRVMCI; from the coding sequence ATGCCCCGTACTCTTCCCACCATTGTGGGGGCGCAGTTCTGCTGCACCTCGCTGTGGTTTGCCGGCAATGCCGTAGCCCCCGAACTGGCGGCGCGGTTCCGGCTGCCGGCCGGCTTTGTGGCCTCGCTCACCAGCGCCGTGCAGTTGGGCTTCATCAGCGGCACGCTGCTGTTTGCGCTGCTGGCCCTGGCCGACCGGTTTTCGCCCTCGCGGGTGTTTTTTGTGAGTGCGCTGGCGGCGGCCACGGCCAACCTGGGCGTGCACCTGAGTGGCCTCGGGGCCGAGGGGCTGCTGGCCTGCCGCTTCCTGACGGGCTTTTTCCTGGCCGGCATCTACCCGGTGGGCATGAAAATAGCCGCCGACTACTACCAGGAAGGCCTGGGCCGCTCGCTGGGCTGGCTGGTGGGGGCGCTGGTGCTGGGCACGGCGTTTCCGCACCTGCTGCGCAGCCTCACGGCGACCCTGCCGTGGTACTACGTGACGGGGGCCACCTCCGGGCTGGCGGTGCTGGGCGGGGTGGCGCTGCTGCTGCTGGTGCCCGATGGCCCTTTCCGCCGCCCCGGGCAGCGGCCCCGGCTCATGGCGTTTCTGGCGGGGTTCCGGCAGCCGGAGTTTCGGGCGGCGGCGCTGGGCTACTTCGGGCACATGTGGGAGCTGTACGCATTCTGGGCGTTTGTGCCGGTGGTGCTGGCGGCCTTTCAGCAGCGGCACCCGGCGGCGGCGCTGCCGGTGCCGCTGCTCTCGTTCGGCATTATTGGCGGGGGCAGCGTGGCCTGCGTGGGCGCGGGGCTGCTGGCCCGCCGACTGGGCCCGAGCCGGGTAGCGGCCACGACGCTGGCGCTGTCGGGGACGTGCTGTCTGGCTTCGGGACTGGTGCTGGGCGGAGGCTCGGCGGTGGGACTGGTAGCGTTTCTGGCGTTCTGGGGACTGGTGGTGGTGGCCGACTCGCCCATGTTTTCCACCCTGGTGGCCCGGCACGCCCCCGCCGAATCGCGCGGCGCGGCCCTGACCATCGTCAACTGTCTGGGGTTTGCCCTCACCATCGGGAGCGTGCAGCTCGCTGGCTGGCTGGCCCCGCGCCTGCCGCCTCCGCTGCTGCTGCTGCCCCTGGCCATCGGCCCGGCGCTGGGGCTGTGGGCGTTGTGGCGGGGAAGGCGGGTGATGTGTATATAG
- a CDS encoding putative quinol monooxygenase — protein MAKVGLLVRLEAKPGKEQAVADFLRGGLALVEQEPETTTWYGIQLGPSTFGIFDTFPDEAGRKAHLGGKVAEALFAHAPDLLAAEPTIEMVDILASKGV, from the coding sequence ATGGCAAAAGTAGGATTGTTAGTACGTCTTGAAGCGAAGCCCGGTAAAGAGCAGGCCGTGGCCGATTTCCTGCGCGGCGGGCTGGCCCTGGTAGAGCAGGAGCCTGAAACCACCACCTGGTACGGCATTCAGCTGGGCCCATCCACATTCGGTATTTTCGACACCTTCCCCGACGAGGCCGGTCGCAAGGCTCACTTGGGTGGCAAGGTAGCCGAAGCCCTGTTCGCCCATGCCCCCGACCTGCTGGCTGCCGAGCCCACCATCGAAATGGTGGATATTCTGGCTTCCAAAGGTGTATAG
- the ygiD gene encoding 4,5-DOPA dioxygenase extradiol has protein sequence MNSLQDLHNTARSFQTTTKMPVLFVGHGSPMNALADNVFTRTLYQLGLDIRNRQPPRAVLVVSAHWLTRGTFVAVNERPETIHDFGGFPQELFAMQYPAPGAPDVAQEVLAALPDAHPTDEWGLDHGTWTVLHHMFPEADIPVFQLSIDYHQPMTYHAELARQMQFLRRRGVLILGSGNIVHNLRQSMPKLMADDPTPYAWAAEFDEWAKRKIDQRDLLALAHYQQAGASGPLAVPTPDHYIPLLYSLALAEPDDDIRHAYEAVEYGGLSMRTFVVG, from the coding sequence ATGAACTCCCTGCAAGACCTCCACAACACCGCCCGCAGCTTCCAGACCACCACCAAAATGCCCGTGCTGTTTGTGGGCCACGGCTCGCCGATGAACGCGCTGGCCGATAACGTCTTCACTCGCACGCTGTATCAGCTGGGCCTCGATATCCGGAACCGGCAGCCGCCGCGGGCGGTGCTGGTGGTGTCGGCGCACTGGCTCACGCGCGGCACCTTCGTGGCCGTGAACGAGCGGCCCGAAACCATCCACGACTTCGGCGGCTTCCCCCAGGAGCTGTTTGCTATGCAGTACCCCGCGCCCGGCGCGCCCGACGTGGCCCAGGAAGTGCTGGCCGCGCTGCCCGACGCCCACCCCACCGACGAGTGGGGCCTCGACCACGGCACCTGGACGGTGCTGCACCACATGTTCCCGGAGGCCGATATTCCGGTGTTCCAGCTCAGCATCGACTACCACCAGCCGATGACCTACCATGCCGAGCTGGCCCGGCAAATGCAGTTTCTGCGGCGGCGCGGCGTCCTGATTCTGGGCAGCGGCAACATCGTGCACAACCTGCGCCAGAGCATGCCCAAGCTGATGGCCGACGACCCCACGCCCTACGCCTGGGCCGCGGAGTTCGACGAGTGGGCCAAACGCAAAATCGACCAGCGCGACCTGCTGGCTTTGGCCCACTACCAGCAGGCCGGCGCCAGCGGCCCCCTCGCCGTGCCCACCCCCGACCACTACATCCCGCTGCTCTACAGCCTGGCACTGGCCGAACCCGACGACGACATCCGCCACGCCTACGAAGCCGTGGAATACGGCGGCCTGAGCATGCGCACGTTTGTGGTGGGATAG